A DNA window from Thermococcus sp. contains the following coding sequences:
- a CDS encoding dolichyl-phosphate-mannose--protein mannosyltransferase, producing the protein MDWKKVAFALIVALTMIGTVWFAYHFASQESLNDYIGDEVWYVPASRNVLHLLGVNVTYEHNGSYGVNVIFTNESDKLKYLSTADAIAAFNGVKLRIEYYNFPGVYYEIPKEKYRSFLNELALQIPRDAYYVVPGFWYPDKEDIQDYLNTEHPFLGKDIIMTSMVLLGDKPIYWRLPGIIEFALIELFVVLATYRISRSYLASLIALAFVVADPTLQATSIAAMLDIHVAFFVALFVLALAYEKELGSAVAIGLAGAAKLSGAFGWPVLLYRALKRENSFIRFFSIVVIIPGIAFLIPEITIIKAIGFIPWLEQFLGSFKWHLSYKGPNPNTSPFWQWFVNYRAFPFHFNPNVFASTDPVLLLGMVVLILAMPWLHRRKPGILAPFMVFWSTIGFFALQYVLGGKTQFSFYATVLVPPAAVVMGVALNELLKWEAFRESLRLYWSWIIGLKETVKARIGR; encoded by the coding sequence ATGGACTGGAAAAAGGTCGCTTTTGCTTTAATCGTCGCCCTTACAATGATTGGAACTGTATGGTTCGCCTATCACTTCGCTTCTCAGGAGAGCCTGAACGACTACATCGGCGATGAGGTCTGGTACGTTCCGGCGAGCAGAAACGTCCTCCACCTCCTTGGTGTTAACGTAACTTATGAACACAACGGGAGCTACGGCGTTAACGTAATCTTCACCAACGAGAGCGACAAACTCAAGTACCTCAGCACCGCGGATGCCATAGCGGCCTTCAACGGTGTAAAGCTTAGAATAGAGTACTACAACTTCCCCGGGGTCTACTACGAAATCCCCAAGGAGAAATACAGGAGTTTTCTCAACGAGCTTGCCCTCCAGATACCCAGAGATGCCTATTACGTCGTCCCTGGCTTTTGGTATCCTGACAAGGAGGACATTCAGGACTACCTCAACACGGAGCATCCTTTCCTCGGGAAGGACATCATAATGACGAGCATGGTTCTTTTGGGGGACAAGCCTATTTACTGGCGCCTTCCAGGTATAATTGAGTTCGCTTTAATTGAGCTCTTCGTCGTTCTCGCGACGTACAGGATAAGCAGGAGCTACCTGGCATCGCTCATAGCGCTGGCCTTCGTGGTCGCTGACCCGACGCTTCAGGCAACGTCGATAGCGGCGATGCTCGACATTCACGTGGCGTTTTTTGTTGCGCTGTTCGTCCTCGCTCTGGCCTACGAGAAGGAACTTGGTTCGGCTGTGGCAATAGGCCTTGCTGGAGCGGCTAAGCTGAGCGGTGCCTTCGGGTGGCCGGTTCTACTCTATAGGGCCCTCAAGAGAGAAAATTCGTTCATCAGGTTCTTCTCCATAGTGGTTATAATCCCGGGGATTGCATTCCTCATCCCGGAGATTACGATTATTAAAGCTATAGGCTTCATTCCGTGGCTGGAGCAGTTCCTGGGGAGTTTCAAGTGGCATCTGAGCTACAAGGGGCCAAATCCAAACACCTCGCCGTTCTGGCAGTGGTTCGTCAACTACAGGGCCTTTCCGTTTCACTTCAACCCCAACGTCTTCGCGAGCACAGACCCCGTTCTGCTCCTTGGAATGGTTGTATTAATCCTCGCAATGCCCTGGCTCCACAGGAGAAAGCCCGGAATACTTGCGCCGTTCATGGTCTTCTGGAGCACAATCGGTTTTTTTGCCCTCCAGTACGTTCTCGGAGGAAAAACGCAGTTCAGCTTCTACGCGACGGTTTTGGTCCCGCCGGCGGCTGTGGTTATGGGC